A single window of Nitrospiraceae bacterium DNA harbors:
- a CDS encoding SMP-30/gluconolactonase/LRE family protein, whose product QPNGLAVSPDQKTLYVVEVGIYNTNILEKPPVVGGPPSAVHAYDLLDDGSLRYRNMVVTFPTGTWGDGMTVDREGNIYVGVGGPPGSNGVHIYAPSGQRLAFLATEETAVNLDFGRGTDANLLYVVCARFPSGSGPWTPPSSNGLYRIRLRME is encoded by the coding sequence GGCAGCCAAACGGCCTCGCCGTCTCGCCCGATCAGAAGACGCTCTACGTCGTTGAGGTTGGAATCTATAACACCAATATCCTGGAGAAGCCTCCGGTTGTTGGCGGTCCACCAAGCGCGGTTCACGCGTATGATCTCCTGGACGACGGCTCTCTTCGCTATCGAAACATGGTGGTGACATTTCCCACTGGGACCTGGGGTGACGGGATGACTGTGGATAGGGAGGGGAACATCTACGTGGGAGTCGGTGGCCCTCCTGGTAGCAATGGGGTTCACATCTATGCACCGAGTGGGCAACGACTCGCATTTCTGGCGACCGAGGAGACGGCAGTGAATCTCGATTTTGGGCGGGGTACCGACGCCAACCTTCTGTATGTGGTATGCGCCCGGTTTCCTTCTGGTTCGGGTCCGTGGACTCCACCCTCCAGTAACGGCCTGTACCGCATCCGGCTTCGAATGGAGTAG
- a CDS encoding zinc-binding alcohol dehydrogenase family protein — translation MKAVAYKTPGPIEREDALQDITLDKPKAEGRDLLVKIVAVSVNPVDTKLRLGAAPEGSDWRVLGFDASGVVEAVGPEVRNFKPGDAVFYAGSIARPGTNSEYHLVDECIVGRKPASLSDAEAAALPLTAITAWEMLFDRLDVKRPTPQGGNIILVIGGAGGVGSITIQLLRALTDLTVIATASRPETQDWVRKCGAHHVLDHRQPLAPQVKALGLGAPGFVFSTTQTGQHMADIVELIAPQGRFGLIDDPEVVNAKPFKRKAVSLHWEMMFTRSLFGTPDMAEQGKLLNEVAALVDAGRIRSTVTEVAGKIDAATLRNVHAQLESGLARGKIVLEGF, via the coding sequence ATGAAAGCCGTTGCTTACAAAACACCTGGTCCGATTGAGCGTGAAGATGCCCTCCAGGATATCACCCTTGATAAACCCAAAGCCGAAGGCCGAGATCTGCTTGTCAAAATCGTTGCCGTCTCGGTTAACCCGGTGGACACCAAGTTGCGTCTCGGTGCTGCGCCCGAAGGAAGCGATTGGCGGGTCCTTGGATTTGATGCCTCCGGCGTTGTCGAGGCTGTCGGGCCTGAGGTGCGGAATTTTAAACCGGGCGATGCGGTTTTTTATGCCGGTTCCATCGCGCGACCCGGCACCAACAGCGAATATCACCTTGTCGATGAGTGTATCGTGGGCCGCAAACCCGCCAGCCTGAGCGATGCAGAGGCGGCAGCACTTCCGCTCACGGCGATTACCGCCTGGGAAATGCTGTTTGACCGGCTCGATGTCAAACGCCCGACTCCGCAGGGGGGAAATATCATTTTGGTTATTGGTGGGGCGGGTGGGGTCGGCTCGATCACCATCCAGCTTCTGCGGGCGCTGACCGATCTCACGGTGATTGCCACCGCCTCGCGTCCTGAAACGCAGGATTGGGTGCGGAAATGCGGCGCCCATCACGTGCTCGACCACCGTCAGCCTTTGGCACCCCAGGTTAAGGCACTGGGTCTTGGCGCTCCCGGTTTTGTGTTCTCAACGACTCAGACCGGTCAGCACATGGCTGATATCGTCGAACTGATTGCGCCGCAGGGCCGTTTTGGCCTGATCGATGACCCCGAAGTGGTCAACGCGAAGCCGTTCAAGCGCAAAGCCGTGTCACTCCATTGGGAAATGATGTTCACGCGTTCGCTCTTTGGCACACCGGATATGGCGGAACAGGGCAAGCTGTTGAACGAAGTGGCGGCGCTGGTCGATGCGGGACGCATCCGTTCCACCGTGACCGAAGTCGCGGGCAAGATCGATGCGGCGACGCTTCGCAATGTGCATGCCCAGCTTGAAAGCGGCTTGGCGCGGGGCAAGATTGTGCTTGAAGGTTTCTGA
- a CDS encoding RpiB/LacA/LacB family sugar-phosphate isomerase produces the protein MKIGVGADPFGLELKEAVKRHVLTLGHVCVDVGGTRDESRSYYDVAHELAGKVGAGECDRGILVCGTGMGMAIIANKHPNVYAAVCEDPSTATKARSINNANVLTMGGMVTASYKAKEIVDAFLTTEFKSGWDEEIQAFLDRSMVDIQRIESEEFKD, from the coding sequence ATGAAAATTGGAGTCGGAGCAGACCCCTTTGGCCTGGAACTGAAAGAGGCCGTGAAACGACATGTCCTGACACTCGGTCATGTGTGCGTGGATGTGGGCGGAACAAGGGATGAATCACGTTCCTATTATGATGTCGCTCATGAACTGGCCGGAAAAGTGGGTGCAGGTGAGTGTGATCGCGGGATCCTGGTGTGCGGTACAGGGATGGGCATGGCGATCATTGCGAACAAGCATCCGAATGTCTATGCCGCGGTGTGCGAAGATCCTTCCACTGCAACCAAAGCCCGATCCATCAACAATGCCAACGTACTCACCATGGGTGGCATGGTTACGGCATCTTACAAAGCCAAGGAGATCGTTGATGCGTTTCTGACAACTGAATTCAAGAGCGGGTGGGATGAGGAAATCCAAGCTTTTCTTGACCGTTCGATGGTCGATATCCAGCGCATTGAGTCCGAGGAATTCAAGGATTGA